The following proteins come from a genomic window of Salvia hispanica cultivar TCC Black 2014 chromosome 4, UniMelb_Shisp_WGS_1.0, whole genome shotgun sequence:
- the LOC125218586 gene encoding uncharacterized protein LOC125218586 isoform X2, whose amino-acid sequence MSPTPSRHLNPSSSDLVKEINTLEVQIVHLERYLLSMYRTSFQKTIPSNPGHHGSHIQQMTGIQPLVTSDLSSRRTMSEVSKGYCEHQRCSSPTSALTGPTDTVPFTTPKSSFARERKSAYFRRRSLVDHLGNFCVGDACIFPDKLSEDILRCTFSPRNLSGSWSPQCHDEVSENYNIEGLKQDNDPYAAMVEVLKICLDDESYSYAAIMLQKFRSLVKSLENLDMKKMRHEQKLAFWINIHNALTMHAHLAYENQNYTKSTFITKAAYNVGGLCVTAYDIQSSILGLKSHYSAPWLQTLLSPRRKFKTGVSKHAYAIDYPEPLVHFALSSGARSDPAIRIYYAKSIFEDLNAAKEEFIQATAYVHKQKRLYLPKILQYYAKDMSLSTAALLKVVGDCLPEYQQKLIDRFLKGRPEKCLCWLEESSSFRYLIHKEIAETAW is encoded by the exons ATGTCGCCCACGCCTTCCCGCCATCTCAATCCC TCTTCATCAGATTTGGTGAAAGAAATCAATACACTTGAGGTTCAAATAGTACATTTGGAACGCTATCTTCTTTCTATGTATCGTACTTCTTTCCAGAAAACTATCCCAAGTAATCCGGGACACCATGGAAGCCACATACAACAAATGACTGGAATACAACCATTGGTAACATCTGACCTATCATCCCGGAGAACAATGTCAGAAGTGTCCAAAGGCTATTGTGAACATCAACGGTGTTCGTCCCCAACAAGTGCTTTAACTGGCCCAACTGATACCGTTCCATTCACTACTCCAAAGTCATCATTTGCAAGG GAAAGGAAGAGTGCTTATTTTAGACGGCGTAGCCTTGTAGACCATCTTGGGAATTTTTGTGTTGGCGATGCCTGCATTTTCCCAGATAAGCTATCCGAAGACATTTTAAGAT GCACATTTTCTCCCAGAAACTTATCTGGCAGTTGGAGTCCTCAATGTCATGATGAAGTTTCGGAGAATTACAATATTGAAGGTCTGAAACAAGATAATGACCCTTATGCTGCGATGGTAGAAGTCCTGAAGATATGCTTAGATGACGAGAGTTACAGTTATGCTGCTATAATGCTTCAGAAATTTAG GTCTCTAGTCAAAAGTCTTGAGAATCTTGACATGAAGAAGATGAGGCATGAACAGAAGCTTGCCTTTTGGATTAATATTCACAATGCATTGACGATGCAT GCTCATTTAGCATATGAAAATCAAAACTACACAAAAAGCACTTTCATCACAAAG GCTGCATATAACGTCGGTGGGCTCTGCGTTACCGCTTATGACATACAAAGCTCCATTTTGGGGTTAAAATCTCACTATTCTGCTCCG TGGCTTCAGACACTTCTCTCTCCAAGGAGGAAATTCAAAACCGGGGTCTCAAAACATGCTTATGCTATTGACTATCCCGAACCGCTTGTTCATTTCGCACTTAGCTCAGGAGCACGCTCTGACCCTGCG ATTCGCATATACTATGCAAAGAGTATATTTGAGGATCTGAATGCTGCCAAAGAAGAGTTCATACAAGCTACAGCTTATGTTCATAAGCAGAAAAGGCTATACCTGCCAAAAATCTTGCAGTATTATGCAAAGGATATGTCACTTAGCACAGCTGCACTTCTGAAAGTTGTAGGAGACTGCCTACCTGAATATCAACAGAAATTGATTGACAGATTCCTGAAGGGTCGACCGGAAAAGTGTTTGTGTTGGCTAGAGGAAAGTTCGTCTTTTCGGTATTTGATCCATAAAGAAATAGCTGAAACGGCATGGTGA
- the LOC125218586 gene encoding uncharacterized protein LOC125218586 isoform X1, with translation MSPTPSRHLNPSSSDLVKEINTLEVQIVHLERYLLSMYRTSFQKTIPSNPGHHGSHIQQMTGIQPLVTSDLSSRRTMSEVSKGYCEHQRCSSPTSALTGPTDTVPFTTPKSSFARERKSAYFRRRSLVDHLGNFCVGDACIFPDKLSEDILRCISDIYCKVGNSARSHKGYSVSSNSSFCSSGTFSPRNLSGSWSPQCHDEVSENYNIEGLKQDNDPYAAMVEVLKICLDDESYSYAAIMLQKFRSLVKSLENLDMKKMRHEQKLAFWINIHNALTMHAHLAYENQNYTKSTFITKAAYNVGGLCVTAYDIQSSILGLKSHYSAPWLQTLLSPRRKFKTGVSKHAYAIDYPEPLVHFALSSGARSDPAIRIYYAKSIFEDLNAAKEEFIQATAYVHKQKRLYLPKILQYYAKDMSLSTAALLKVVGDCLPEYQQKLIDRFLKGRPEKCLCWLEESSSFRYLIHKEIAETAW, from the exons ATGTCGCCCACGCCTTCCCGCCATCTCAATCCC TCTTCATCAGATTTGGTGAAAGAAATCAATACACTTGAGGTTCAAATAGTACATTTGGAACGCTATCTTCTTTCTATGTATCGTACTTCTTTCCAGAAAACTATCCCAAGTAATCCGGGACACCATGGAAGCCACATACAACAAATGACTGGAATACAACCATTGGTAACATCTGACCTATCATCCCGGAGAACAATGTCAGAAGTGTCCAAAGGCTATTGTGAACATCAACGGTGTTCGTCCCCAACAAGTGCTTTAACTGGCCCAACTGATACCGTTCCATTCACTACTCCAAAGTCATCATTTGCAAGG GAAAGGAAGAGTGCTTATTTTAGACGGCGTAGCCTTGTAGACCATCTTGGGAATTTTTGTGTTGGCGATGCCTGCATTTTCCCAGATAAGCTATCCGAAGACATTTTAAGATGTATATCTGACATCTACTGCAAAGTGGGCAACTCCGCACGAAGCCATAAAGGCTATTCAGTTTCATCGAATTCATCATTCTGCTCCTCAGGCACATTTTCTCCCAGAAACTTATCTGGCAGTTGGAGTCCTCAATGTCATGATGAAGTTTCGGAGAATTACAATATTGAAGGTCTGAAACAAGATAATGACCCTTATGCTGCGATGGTAGAAGTCCTGAAGATATGCTTAGATGACGAGAGTTACAGTTATGCTGCTATAATGCTTCAGAAATTTAG GTCTCTAGTCAAAAGTCTTGAGAATCTTGACATGAAGAAGATGAGGCATGAACAGAAGCTTGCCTTTTGGATTAATATTCACAATGCATTGACGATGCAT GCTCATTTAGCATATGAAAATCAAAACTACACAAAAAGCACTTTCATCACAAAG GCTGCATATAACGTCGGTGGGCTCTGCGTTACCGCTTATGACATACAAAGCTCCATTTTGGGGTTAAAATCTCACTATTCTGCTCCG TGGCTTCAGACACTTCTCTCTCCAAGGAGGAAATTCAAAACCGGGGTCTCAAAACATGCTTATGCTATTGACTATCCCGAACCGCTTGTTCATTTCGCACTTAGCTCAGGAGCACGCTCTGACCCTGCG ATTCGCATATACTATGCAAAGAGTATATTTGAGGATCTGAATGCTGCCAAAGAAGAGTTCATACAAGCTACAGCTTATGTTCATAAGCAGAAAAGGCTATACCTGCCAAAAATCTTGCAGTATTATGCAAAGGATATGTCACTTAGCACAGCTGCACTTCTGAAAGTTGTAGGAGACTGCCTACCTGAATATCAACAGAAATTGATTGACAGATTCCTGAAGGGTCGACCGGAAAAGTGTTTGTGTTGGCTAGAGGAAAGTTCGTCTTTTCGGTATTTGATCCATAAAGAAATAGCTGAAACGGCATGGTGA